From the genome of Clostridia bacterium, one region includes:
- the ftsE gene encoding cell division ATP-binding protein FtsE: MFAAIRETAPARPRRRGCRRALESEVAGTITLIGVSKVYPPRRPALVDVNVHVEKGEFVFLTGSSGAGKTTFMRLLYREEVPTEGQVIVNGRDLNRIRPRHVPYLRRQIGVVFQDYKLLPERTVWDNVAFPLVVTEWSPKEIERRVPAVLELVGLKDHAQALPRELSGGEQQRAALARAIALNPSILLADEPTGNLDPANANAIMDLIEEVNRMGTTVIVATHAETIVNRMRRRVVHLHLGRVVSDEDPGRYRHEA, encoded by the coding sequence ATGTTTGCTGCGATCCGGGAAACGGCGCCGGCTCGACCGCGACGCCGCGGCTGTCGCCGTGCCCTTGAGAGCGAGGTGGCCGGTACGATCACGCTGATCGGCGTTTCCAAAGTGTATCCGCCCCGCCGGCCTGCACTGGTGGACGTCAACGTCCACGTCGAGAAAGGCGAATTCGTGTTTCTCACCGGTTCCTCCGGCGCGGGCAAGACCACCTTCATGCGCCTCCTGTATCGCGAAGAAGTTCCGACGGAAGGCCAGGTCATCGTCAACGGGCGAGACCTGAATCGGATTCGGCCCCGCCACGTGCCCTACCTCCGGCGCCAGATCGGCGTCGTGTTCCAGGATTACAAGCTTTTGCCCGAACGCACCGTGTGGGACAACGTGGCCTTTCCGCTGGTGGTCACGGAGTGGTCCCCGAAGGAGATCGAACGGCGGGTGCCGGCGGTGCTGGAGCTCGTCGGGCTGAAGGACCACGCGCAGGCCCTGCCCCGGGAGCTTTCCGGCGGCGAGCAGCAGCGGGCCGCCCTCGCGCGCGCCATCGCCCTGAACCCGAGCATCCTGCTGGCCGACGAGCCCACGGGCAACCTCGACCCGGCGAACGCCAACGCCATCATGGATCTGATCGAGGAAGTCAACCGCATGGGGACCACGGTGATCGTCGCCACGCACGCCGAGACCATCGTCAACCGCATGCGGCGGCGCGTCGTGCACCTGCACCTGGGACGCGTCGTCAGCGACGAGGATCCCGGGAGGTACCGCCATGAGGCTTAG